A genomic segment from Pseudomonas sp. S09G 359 encodes:
- the desA gene encoding delta-9 fatty acid desaturase DesA, with amino-acid sequence MWYNGFLDLSAWQLVAVTLLMTHVTIVGVTVYLHRYSAHRSLELNAGLKHFFRFWLWLTTAQNTREWTAIHRKHHAKCETVDDPHSPVIKGLSTVLRKGAELYRAEAENPETLRIYGKNCPDDWIERKLYTPYPLLGVAIMGVIDLLLFGTIGITIWAIQMMWIPFWAAGVINGLGHAVGYRNFECRDAATNLVPWGIIVGGEELHNNHHTYPNSAKLSVKKWEFDLGWAWIKLFSFLRLAKVQRVAPIAHRVEGKGHLDMDTAMAILNNRFQIMAQYRKLVIGPLVKQELEKVDHSVRHQFHRAKRLLSRETSLLDDRHHLRIQGMLEHSQALKVIYEKRLALQQIWLKTSTNGHDMLAAIKEWVHEAEASGIQSLRDFAHQLKTYSLRPAAV; translated from the coding sequence ATGTGGTACAACGGTTTTCTTGACCTGTCAGCCTGGCAGCTGGTGGCGGTCACCCTGTTGATGACCCACGTGACCATTGTTGGGGTCACGGTTTATCTGCATCGCTATTCAGCCCATCGCTCCCTGGAGCTGAATGCCGGCCTGAAACACTTCTTCCGCTTCTGGCTGTGGCTGACCACGGCGCAGAACACCCGCGAGTGGACCGCCATCCACCGCAAGCACCATGCTAAATGCGAAACCGTCGATGACCCGCACAGCCCGGTGATCAAGGGCCTGTCCACGGTGTTACGCAAAGGCGCCGAGCTGTACCGCGCCGAAGCAGAGAACCCTGAGACCCTGCGCATCTACGGCAAGAACTGCCCGGACGACTGGATCGAACGCAAGCTCTACACCCCCTACCCGCTGCTGGGCGTGGCGATCATGGGCGTGATCGACCTGCTGCTGTTCGGCACCATCGGCATCACCATCTGGGCGATCCAGATGATGTGGATCCCGTTCTGGGCCGCCGGCGTGATCAACGGCCTGGGGCATGCCGTGGGCTACCGCAACTTCGAATGCCGCGACGCCGCCACCAACCTGGTGCCGTGGGGCATCATCGTGGGCGGCGAAGAGCTGCACAACAACCACCACACCTACCCCAACTCGGCCAAGTTATCGGTGAAGAAGTGGGAATTCGACCTGGGCTGGGCGTGGATAAAACTGTTCAGCTTCCTGCGCCTGGCCAAGGTGCAGCGCGTCGCGCCGATTGCCCACCGCGTCGAGGGCAAAGGCCACCTGGACATGGACACCGCCATGGCGATCCTCAACAACCGCTTCCAGATCATGGCCCAGTACCGCAAGTTGGTGATCGGCCCGCTGGTCAAGCAGGAACTGGAAAAGGTCGATCACTCGGTGCGCCACCAGTTCCACCGTGCCAAGCGCTTGCTGTCGCGTGAAACCAGCCTGCTGGACGACCGCCACCACCTGCGCATCCAGGGCATGCTGGAACACAGCCAGGCCCTTAAAGTGATCTACGAAAAGCGCCTGGCGCTGCAGCAGATCTGGCTCAAGACCAGCACCAATGGCCACGATATGCTGGCGGCCATCAAGGAATGGGTGCATGAGGCCGAGGCCAGCGGCATCCAGTCCCTGCGGGATTTTGCCCACCAATTGAAGACTTATTCCCTGCGTCCTGCAGCGGTCTGA
- the dibA gene encoding phosphodiesterase DibA, with product MLFSYRGALRAGLVYLLVSILWLGLSNDLLINFLDDPRELGRWLQVRGYVWVAFSALAIYLICARFARAHQLQQPLKENRERLRQAAAVFDSTREGVLVTDAQGLIVHVNRAFMAITGYQREDVLGQQPSLFKSGRHSSKFYQQMFQSLERTGEWSGEIWNRRKSGEIYPQWQTIRVIHDDQGQVSHYVAVFSDISAIKHSEHELAHLAHHDPLTDLPNRLLFTDRAEQALASAQLHKRGCALLLLDLDHFKIINDSLGHNVGDQLLKCVGERLKGLFGPGVTLARLGGDEFAVLAESCPQVVQAAALAQRMLEAMKQPFIFDGHQLFISASIGISLFPNDALSAEQLLRNADSALFKAKSAGREGYALYTEELTAHAQNRVEIAGELRRALDQQELRVYYQPVHDLHTSRLVGVEALVRWQHPERGLVPPGEFIPIAERTGLIADIDGWVMDQACRQMCQWLADGAPLGFIAINVSSRLFARRELYEQVAQVLHDTGLDPAVLELEVTESAVMDDPEVALEQLHRLRELGLRLAIDDFGTGYSSLLRLKRLPVQKLKIDQGFVAGLPWDEDDAAIVRVVIALAKSMGMQVHAEGIEQVEQARFLLDQQCDFGQGYWFGRPMPANELDWDRTPSIRT from the coding sequence ATGCTGTTTTCATACCGAGGTGCCCTGCGTGCGGGGCTGGTATACCTGCTGGTTTCGATTCTGTGGCTAGGGCTCAGCAACGATTTATTGATCAACTTTCTCGATGACCCGCGGGAGTTGGGGCGCTGGCTGCAGGTGCGCGGGTACGTGTGGGTGGCCTTCAGCGCACTGGCCATTTATCTGATCTGCGCGCGTTTTGCCCGGGCCCATCAGCTGCAGCAACCGCTCAAGGAAAACCGCGAACGCCTGCGCCAGGCTGCGGCGGTGTTCGATAGCACCCGCGAAGGCGTGCTGGTCACCGATGCACAGGGGCTGATCGTGCATGTGAACCGGGCCTTCATGGCGATCACCGGCTATCAGCGCGAAGACGTCTTGGGCCAGCAGCCGAGCCTGTTCAAGTCCGGTCGCCATTCGTCGAAATTTTATCAACAGATGTTCCAGAGCCTCGAGCGCACCGGGGAATGGAGCGGTGAAATCTGGAACCGGCGCAAAAGCGGCGAAATTTACCCACAGTGGCAAACCATCCGCGTGATCCACGATGACCAGGGCCAGGTCAGCCACTACGTCGCGGTGTTTTCCGACATCAGCGCCATCAAGCACTCCGAGCACGAGCTGGCTCACCTGGCCCATCACGACCCCCTCACCGACCTGCCCAACCGTCTGCTGTTTACCGACCGCGCCGAGCAGGCGCTGGCCTCTGCGCAACTGCACAAGCGCGGTTGCGCCCTGTTGTTGCTGGACCTGGACCACTTCAAGATCATCAACGACAGCCTCGGTCATAACGTCGGCGACCAGTTGCTCAAGTGTGTGGGCGAGCGGCTCAAGGGGCTGTTCGGCCCCGGCGTGACCCTGGCGCGGCTGGGTGGGGATGAGTTCGCGGTGCTCGCGGAAAGTTGTCCACAGGTGGTGCAGGCGGCGGCCTTGGCGCAGCGTATGTTGGAGGCGATGAAGCAGCCGTTCATTTTCGATGGGCACCAACTGTTTATCAGCGCCAGCATTGGCATCAGCCTGTTCCCCAATGACGCCTTGAGCGCCGAACAGCTGCTGCGCAACGCCGATTCCGCGCTGTTCAAGGCCAAGAGCGCGGGCCGCGAAGGCTACGCGCTGTACACCGAAGAACTCACCGCCCATGCGCAAAACCGCGTGGAAATCGCCGGCGAGCTGCGCCGCGCCCTCGACCAGCAGGAGCTGCGCGTCTACTACCAACCCGTGCACGACCTGCACACCAGCCGCCTGGTTGGCGTCGAAGCGCTGGTGCGTTGGCAGCACCCGGAGCGCGGCTTGGTGCCGCCGGGCGAATTTATCCCCATCGCCGAACGCACCGGGTTGATTGCCGATATCGATGGCTGGGTGATGGACCAGGCCTGCCGGCAGATGTGCCAATGGCTGGCCGACGGCGCGCCGCTGGGTTTTATCGCCATTAATGTGTCCAGCCGCCTGTTTGCCCGACGGGAACTGTACGAGCAAGTCGCCCAGGTGCTGCACGACACCGGCCTGGATCCGGCCGTCCTTGAGCTGGAAGTGACTGAAAGCGCGGTGATGGATGACCCGGAAGTGGCCCTGGAGCAACTGCACCGCCTGCGCGAACTGGGTTTACGCCTGGCCATCGACGATTTTGGCACCGGCTATTCCTCGTTGCTGCGCCTCAAGCGCCTGCCGGTGCAGAAACTCAAGATCGACCAGGGCTTTGTCGCCGGCTTGCCATGGGATGAAGACGACGCGGCGATTGTGCGCGTGGTGATCGCGTTGGCGAAAAGCATGGGCATGCAGGTGCACGCCGAAGGGATCGAGCAGGTGGAGCAAGCGCGGTTTCTGCTCGACCAGCAGTGCGATTTTGGGCAGGGGTATTGGTTTGGGCGGCCGATGCCGGCAAATGAATTGGATTGGGACCGCACGCCCTCTATCAGAACTTGA
- the oscA gene encoding sulfur starvation response protein OscA: MSASLRSVDGQDEAAILREIQSALRDLRFGAVEITVHNAQVVQIERKEKFRLQNPGNKPA, from the coding sequence ATGAGCGCATCTCTACGTAGCGTCGACGGCCAGGACGAAGCAGCCATTTTGCGTGAGATCCAGAGCGCCCTGCGCGATCTGCGGTTTGGCGCGGTGGAAATCACTGTGCATAACGCGCAAGTGGTACAGATCGAACGCAAAGAAAAATTCCGTTTGCAGAACCCGGGTAACAAACCGGCTTAA
- a CDS encoding sulfate ABC transporter substrate-binding protein, with protein MSSIRRYALAALASAVFAGSAVAKDYELLNVSYDPTRELYQDYNAEFTNFWKQSHPGDNVKIQQSHGGSGKQGRAVIDGLRADVVTLALAGDIDEIAKLGKTLPENWQTRLPDASTPYTSTIVFLVRKGNPKGIKDWGDLIKKDVSVITPNPKTSGGARWNFLAAWAYGLKSGGSEAKAQEYVKELFKHVPILDTGARGSTITFVNNGQGDVLLAWENEAFLALKEDGGADKFDIVVPSLSILAEPPVAVVDKNAEKKGNTEIATEYLKHLYSPAGQEIAAKNFYRPRDAKVAAKYAQQFPKLDLVTIDKDFGGWKTAQPKFFNDGGVFDQIYTAQ; from the coding sequence ATGTCGTCGATTCGCCGTTATGCCCTGGCCGCCCTGGCCAGTGCCGTGTTTGCCGGTTCCGCCGTTGCCAAGGACTACGAGTTACTCAACGTCTCGTACGACCCTACCCGTGAGCTGTACCAGGACTACAACGCAGAGTTCACCAACTTCTGGAAACAGTCCCACCCGGGCGACAACGTCAAGATCCAGCAATCCCACGGCGGTTCGGGCAAGCAAGGCCGGGCCGTGATCGACGGCCTGCGCGCCGACGTTGTAACCCTGGCCCTGGCCGGTGACATCGACGAAATCGCCAAGCTGGGCAAGACCCTGCCGGAAAACTGGCAGACCCGCCTGCCGGACGCCAGCACCCCGTACACCTCGACCATCGTGTTCCTGGTGCGCAAGGGCAACCCTAAAGGCATCAAGGACTGGGGCGACCTGATCAAGAAAGACGTGTCGGTGATCACGCCGAACCCGAAAACCTCCGGCGGCGCCCGCTGGAACTTCCTCGCCGCCTGGGCCTACGGCCTCAAATCCGGTGGCAGCGAAGCCAAGGCCCAGGAATACGTGAAAGAGCTGTTCAAGCACGTGCCGATCCTCGATACCGGCGCACGTGGTTCGACCATCACCTTCGTCAACAACGGTCAGGGCGACGTGTTGCTGGCCTGGGAAAACGAAGCGTTCCTGGCCCTGAAAGAAGACGGCGGCGCCGACAAGTTCGACATCGTCGTACCGTCCCTGTCGATCCTCGCGGAGCCGCCAGTGGCCGTGGTCGACAAGAACGCCGAGAAAAAGGGCAACACCGAAATCGCTACCGAATACCTGAAACACCTGTACAGCCCGGCTGGCCAGGAGATTGCGGCAAAAAACTTCTACCGCCCACGCGATGCAAAAGTGGCCGCCAAATACGCCCAGCAGTTCCCGAAACTGGACCTGGTGACTATCGACAAAGACTTCGGCGGCTGGAAAACTGCCCAACCGAAATTCTTTAACGACGGTGGCGTGTTCGACCAGATCTACACGGCGCAGTAA
- the cysT gene encoding sulfate ABC transporter permease subunit CysT produces MSRRISPVIPGFGLTLGYTVVYLSLIVLIPLAAMFVHAAQLTWDQFWNIISAPRVLAALKLSFSTALYAALINGVIGTLLAWVLVRYTFPGRKIIDAMIDLPFALPTAVAGIALTALYTPTGLVGQFAADLGFKIAYSPLGITLALTFVTLPFVVRTVQPVLADIPREIEEAAACLGAKPLQVFRYILVPALLPAWLTGFALAFARGVGEYGSVIFIAGNMPMKTEILPLLIMVKLDQYDYRGATSIGVLMLVVSFVLLLLINLLQRRIERP; encoded by the coding sequence ATGTCGCGTCGTATTTCCCCCGTCATACCCGGCTTCGGGCTGACGCTGGGCTACACCGTGGTGTACCTCAGCCTGATCGTACTCATCCCCCTCGCGGCGATGTTTGTACACGCCGCTCAACTTACCTGGGATCAGTTCTGGAACATCATCTCCGCACCGCGCGTGCTGGCGGCGTTGAAACTGAGCTTCAGCACCGCGTTATACGCCGCGCTGATCAACGGCGTGATCGGCACGCTGCTGGCCTGGGTACTGGTGCGCTACACCTTCCCCGGCCGCAAGATCATCGATGCGATGATCGACCTGCCATTCGCCCTGCCCACCGCCGTGGCCGGTATTGCGCTGACCGCGCTGTACACGCCGACGGGGTTGGTCGGCCAGTTCGCCGCTGACCTGGGCTTCAAGATCGCCTACAGTCCGCTGGGTATCACCCTGGCGCTGACCTTCGTCACGCTGCCGTTCGTGGTGCGTACGGTGCAGCCGGTGCTGGCCGATATCCCCCGGGAAATCGAAGAAGCCGCCGCCTGCCTGGGCGCCAAGCCGCTGCAGGTGTTCCGCTACATCCTCGTGCCTGCGTTGCTGCCTGCCTGGCTGACCGGTTTCGCCCTGGCGTTTGCCCGTGGCGTGGGTGAGTACGGTTCGGTGATTTTCATCGCCGGCAACATGCCGATGAAAACCGAGATCCTGCCGCTGCTGATCATGGTCAAGCTCGACCAGTACGACTACCGCGGCGCCACTTCCATTGGTGTGCTGATGCTGGTGGTTTCCTTTGTCTTGCTGCTGCTGATCAACTTGTTGCAGCGGCGCATCGAACGTCCATAA
- the cysW gene encoding sulfate ABC transporter permease subunit CysW codes for MSQSSISAASSANAARRGSAVSRRILISLGWLVFFLFLLLPLFIVVSQGLKNGLGAFFTAILEPDALSALKLTVIAVVISVPLNVVFGVSAAWCVSKYSFRGKSILVTLIDLPFSVSPVIAGLVYVLMFGAQGFFGPWLQDHDIQIVFALPGIVLATIFVTVPFVARELIPLMQEQGTQEEEAARLLGANGWQMFWHVTVPNIKWGLIYGVVLCTARAMGEFGAVSVVSGHIRGVTNTLPLHVEILYNEYNHVAAFAVASLLLILALFILLLKQWSENRINRLRKSAGEE; via the coding sequence ATGTCCCAATCGTCTATTTCCGCCGCGTCCTCGGCCAATGCTGCCCGCCGTGGCAGCGCAGTGTCGCGACGTATCCTGATCAGCCTCGGCTGGCTGGTGTTCTTCCTGTTCCTGCTGCTGCCGCTGTTTATCGTGGTATCCCAGGGCTTGAAAAACGGCCTTGGCGCGTTTTTCACCGCGATCCTCGAACCCGACGCGCTGTCGGCATTGAAACTCACGGTAATCGCCGTGGTGATTTCGGTGCCGCTCAACGTGGTGTTCGGCGTCAGCGCCGCCTGGTGCGTGAGCAAGTACTCGTTCCGTGGCAAAAGCATCCTGGTGACGCTGATCGACCTGCCGTTCTCGGTCTCGCCGGTGATCGCGGGCCTGGTCTACGTGTTGATGTTCGGTGCCCAGGGCTTCTTCGGGCCGTGGCTGCAAGACCATGACATCCAGATCGTGTTCGCCTTGCCGGGCATCGTGCTCGCCACCATCTTCGTCACCGTGCCGTTCGTGGCCCGTGAACTGATCCCGCTGATGCAAGAGCAGGGCACCCAGGAAGAAGAGGCCGCGCGCCTGCTGGGCGCCAATGGCTGGCAGATGTTCTGGCACGTAACTGTGCCGAACATCAAATGGGGCCTGATCTATGGCGTGGTGCTGTGTACCGCGCGGGCCATGGGTGAGTTCGGCGCGGTGTCGGTGGTGTCCGGCCACATTCGCGGCGTGACCAACACCTTGCCGCTGCACGTCGAGATCCTCTACAACGAATACAACCATGTCGCCGCGTTTGCCGTCGCGAGCCTGTTGCTGATCCTGGCGCTCTTTATCCTGCTGCTCAAGCAGTGGAGCGAGAACCGTATCAACCGCCTGCGCAAAAGCGCCGGTGAGGAATAA
- a CDS encoding sulfate/molybdate ABC transporter ATP-binding protein, which produces MSIEVRNVSKNFNAFKALNSINLDIQSGELVALLGPSGCGKTTLLRIIAGLETPDDGSIVFHGEDVSGHDVRDRNVGFVFQHYALFRHMTVFDNVAFGLRMKPKNQRPNESQIASKVHELLNMVQLDWLSDRYPEQLSGGQRQRIALARALAVEPKVLLLDEPFGALDAKVRKELRRWLARLHEDINLTSVFVTHDQEEAMEVADRIVVMNKGVIEQIGSPGEVYENPASDFVYHFLGDSNRLHLGEDQHVLFRPHEVSLSRHELEDHHAAEVRDIRPLGATTRVTLKVEGQSELIEAEVVKDHDSLTGLARGETLFFKPKVWQKA; this is translated from the coding sequence ATGTCGATCGAAGTCCGTAATGTCAGCAAGAATTTCAACGCCTTCAAGGCCCTGAACAGCATCAATCTGGATATCCAGAGTGGCGAACTGGTGGCGTTGCTGGGCCCGTCCGGCTGCGGTAAAACCACCTTGCTGCGCATTATTGCCGGCCTGGAAACCCCGGATGACGGCAGCATCGTGTTCCACGGTGAAGACGTGTCCGGCCACGATGTGCGCGATCGCAACGTCGGCTTCGTGTTCCAGCACTACGCGCTGTTCCGCCATATGACCGTGTTCGATAACGTCGCCTTCGGCCTGCGCATGAAGCCGAAAAACCAGCGCCCGAACGAAAGCCAGATCGCCAGCAAAGTGCACGAACTGCTGAACATGGTGCAGCTGGATTGGTTGTCGGATCGCTACCCGGAGCAACTCTCCGGTGGCCAGCGCCAGCGTATCGCCCTGGCCCGCGCCCTGGCGGTCGAGCCCAAGGTGCTGCTGCTGGACGAACCCTTCGGCGCCCTCGACGCCAAGGTACGTAAAGAGCTGCGCCGCTGGTTGGCCCGCCTGCACGAAGATATCAACCTGACCTCGGTGTTCGTGACCCACGACCAGGAAGAGGCCATGGAAGTCGCCGACCGTATCGTGGTGATGAACAAGGGGGTGATCGAGCAGATCGGCTCACCGGGCGAAGTCTACGAAAACCCGGCCAGCGATTTTGTTTACCACTTCCTCGGCGACTCCAACCGCCTGCACCTGGGTGAAGACCAACACGTGCTGTTCCGCCCGCACGAAGTGTCGTTGTCGCGGCATGAACTGGAAGATCACCATGCGGCTGAGGTGCGTGATATCCGGCCGCTGGGGGCTACTACGCGGGTGACCCTGAAAGTGGAAGGCCAGAGCGAGCTGATCGAAGCTGAAGTGGTAAAAGACCATGACAGCCTCACCGGATTGGCCCGTGGCGAGACCCTGTTCTTCAAACCCAAGGTCTGGCAAAAAGCCTAA
- a CDS encoding DUF962 domain-containing protein: MKSLVDHLSQYAAYHRDPRNIASHFIGIPLIVVAVAVLLSRPEWAVGGLWISPAVIVALLSAWFYLRLELALGVLMSVLMGLSVWAGHVLAAQSTLVWLSSGVGMFVVGWVIQFVGHYYEGKKPAFVDDVSGLIVGPLFVVAELAFLLGLRQGLKQQIEQRSGPVARRDLTPSEI; this comes from the coding sequence ATGAAAAGCCTCGTCGACCACCTCAGTCAATACGCCGCCTACCACCGCGACCCGCGCAATATCGCCAGCCATTTTATCGGCATCCCCTTGATTGTGGTGGCGGTGGCCGTGCTGCTATCACGCCCTGAATGGGCGGTGGGCGGCCTCTGGATCTCACCTGCGGTGATTGTCGCGCTGTTGTCGGCGTGGTTTTACCTGCGCCTGGAACTGGCGCTGGGCGTGCTGATGAGCGTGCTGATGGGCCTATCGGTGTGGGCCGGGCACGTGCTGGCGGCGCAGAGCACGTTGGTGTGGCTCAGCAGCGGTGTCGGGATGTTTGTGGTGGGCTGGGTGATTCAGTTTGTCGGGCACTACTACGAGGGCAAGAAGCCGGCGTTTGTGGATGACGTGTCCGGGCTGATTGTGGGGCCGTTGTTTGTGGTGGCGGAATTGGCGTTTTTGCTGGGGTTGCGGCAGGGGCTCAAGCAGCAGATTGAGCAGCGCTCAGGGCCAGTAGCCCGCCGCGATCTAACGCCAAGTGAAATCTAA
- a CDS encoding Crp/Fnr family transcriptional regulator: MDVEQWRARLAAGHWFSHLPAPFQHSLLAHARLRQLTAGQYLFKRGDPPCGLYAVLEGALRVSAVSEQGKEAVLSLVESPFWFGEICLFDGLPRTHDACAVGPCTLLQVPQQALLRVLDQAPQYWRDLALLMSQKLRLSFIGLEQLSLMPASVRLAHRLLMIIEGYGDMDPAKRVLQLPQEDLAAMLSLSRQTTNALLKDLQAQGIVRLGYGEIEILDPQRLREAAHP, from the coding sequence ATGGATGTAGAGCAATGGCGCGCCCGGTTGGCCGCCGGGCACTGGTTCAGCCACTTGCCCGCCCCCTTTCAGCATAGCCTGCTGGCCCATGCGCGGCTGCGGCAGCTGACGGCGGGGCAATACCTGTTCAAGCGTGGCGACCCACCTTGTGGCCTGTATGCGGTGCTCGAAGGCGCGCTGCGGGTCAGCGCCGTGAGTGAGCAGGGCAAGGAGGCTGTGTTGAGCCTGGTGGAGTCGCCTTTCTGGTTCGGCGAAATCTGCCTGTTCGACGGCCTGCCGCGCACCCATGATGCCTGCGCCGTAGGGCCTTGCACCCTGTTGCAGGTGCCACAGCAGGCGCTGCTTCGGGTCCTCGATCAAGCCCCACAGTACTGGCGCGACCTGGCGTTGTTGATGAGCCAGAAGCTGCGCCTGAGTTTTATCGGCCTGGAACAGTTGAGCCTGATGCCGGCGTCGGTGCGCCTGGCCCACCGGTTGTTGATGATCATTGAGGGTTACGGCGACATGGACCCCGCAAAACGCGTGCTGCAACTGCCCCAGGAAGACCTGGCGGCGATGCTGAGCCTGTCGCGCCAGACCACCAACGCTTTGCTCAAGGACCTGCAAGCCCAAGGCATCGTGCGCCTGGGCTACGGCGAGATCGAAATCCTCGACCCACAGCGCCTGCGCGAGGCGGCGCACCCCTGA
- a CDS encoding response regulator, whose product MRVLLVEHETDEARRMAQGLNEAGYNVEVAANGMAAQRFVESTEYDLVILDVMLPGLNAWKLQQAVRLKGATPLLFLTTPGGIEDRLRGLELHEDDYLLKPFEAKALVMRVKKVLRRDRGR is encoded by the coding sequence ATGCGTGTGCTGCTAGTGGAACATGAAACCGACGAGGCACGGCGGATGGCCCAGGGCTTGAACGAGGCCGGCTACAACGTGGAAGTCGCGGCGAATGGCATGGCGGCGCAGCGCTTTGTCGAAAGCACCGAGTACGACCTGGTGATCCTGGATGTGATGCTGCCCGGGCTGAATGCCTGGAAGTTGCAGCAAGCGGTGCGCTTGAAGGGCGCCACGCCGCTGTTGTTTTTGACCACGCCGGGCGGGATTGAAGACCGCTTGCGGGGATTGGAGCTGCATGAGGACGATTATTTGCTCAAGCCGTTTGAGGCCAAGGCCCTGGTGATGCGGGTGAAGAAGGTTTTGCGGCGGGATCGGGGCCGCTGA
- a CDS encoding AraC family transcriptional regulator, with the protein MTEPTSLASWTRALRKQLDALGLDSAALCAQAGLDPQQMDDPNARYPLSATTRLWELAVQASGDPAIGLRVSRFVSPTTFHALGYALVASGSLREVFERIVRYHQVVSDALALELSREGERYRFRLLQPPGSPAPALEAIDAFAAIYVRTCRNRLGRDYAPLAVYLRRPPPADPTPWHTVFRAPVFFAAEEDRIEFAAQDFDSHLDDANPELAEHNETVLKRTLAQLQPLTWERKVRGVIEAQLPDGEPSAERVAQALHLSLRSLQRHLADEGCRFDALLNECRQNLALLHLRDPQCSLAEISHLLGFADTSSFNRAFKRWTGMTPGQFRDGLR; encoded by the coding sequence ATGACCGAACCCACTTCCCTCGCCAGCTGGACCCGCGCCCTGCGCAAGCAACTCGACGCCTTGGGCCTCGACAGCGCCGCGCTGTGCGCCCAGGCCGGGCTGGATCCGCAGCAGATGGACGACCCGAATGCACGCTACCCGCTGTCGGCCACCACCCGCCTGTGGGAATTGGCGGTGCAGGCCAGCGGCGATCCGGCGATCGGCTTGCGAGTGTCGCGGTTTGTCAGCCCCACGACTTTTCATGCGTTGGGGTATGCCTTGGTGGCCAGTGGCAGCCTGCGCGAGGTGTTCGAGCGCATCGTGCGCTACCACCAGGTGGTCAGCGATGCCCTGGCGCTGGAGCTGAGTCGCGAAGGCGAACGTTACCGTTTCCGTCTGTTGCAACCGCCAGGCAGCCCGGCGCCGGCGCTGGAGGCCATCGACGCGTTTGCCGCGATTTATGTGCGCACCTGCCGCAACCGACTGGGCCGCGATTACGCGCCGCTGGCGGTGTACCTACGCCGCCCGCCACCGGCCGACCCCACGCCGTGGCACACGGTGTTTCGCGCGCCAGTGTTTTTTGCCGCCGAGGAAGACCGGATTGAATTTGCCGCCCAGGATTTCGACAGCCACCTGGACGACGCCAACCCCGAGCTGGCCGAACACAACGAAACCGTGCTCAAGCGCACCCTGGCCCAACTGCAACCGCTGACGTGGGAGCGCAAGGTGCGCGGTGTTATCGAGGCGCAATTGCCCGACGGCGAGCCAAGTGCGGAACGGGTCGCCCAGGCCTTGCACTTGAGCCTGCGCAGCTTGCAACGGCACCTGGCGGATGAGGGGTGTCGGTTTGATGCGTTGCTGAATGAGTGCCGGCAGAACCTGGCGTTGCTGCATCTGCGGGATCCGCAGTGTTCGTTGGCGGAGATCAGTCATCTGTTGGGATTTGCTGATACCAGCAGCTTTAACCGCGCATTCAAGCGTTGGACGGGGATGACGCCGGGGCAGTTTCGGGATGGGTTGCGGTAG